The following are encoded in a window of Qipengyuania soli genomic DNA:
- a CDS encoding helix-turn-helix domain-containing protein translates to MDVAPLGQQLREWRARRRMSQMDLALDTEISTRHLSFIETGRSRPSPEVIERLAESLDVPHRARNALLLAAGYAPEYRERALDSDELAAMRDIVDHVLAGHEPYPALAVDRHWNMVAANAAVTILTEQVAPSLLAPPANVLRIALHPDGLAPQIVNYDEWRAHILHRLDRQVEASADPVLAALREELSGYDRQANDNHTGVANDIAVPLIIDTVVGRVSFVSTVTIFGTPVDVTLSELAIEAFYPADRESAQLLQRLQA, encoded by the coding sequence ATGGACGTTGCACCGTTGGGCCAGCAGTTGCGCGAATGGCGTGCACGTCGCCGGATGAGCCAGATGGACCTGGCCCTCGACACCGAGATATCGACGCGGCACCTAAGCTTTATCGAGACGGGACGCTCCCGCCCCAGCCCCGAGGTAATCGAGCGTCTGGCGGAAAGCCTCGACGTTCCTCATCGCGCTCGCAATGCATTGCTGCTCGCCGCAGGCTACGCGCCTGAATACCGCGAACGAGCGCTGGACAGCGACGAACTGGCGGCGATGCGGGACATCGTCGATCATGTGCTGGCCGGACACGAGCCCTACCCCGCTCTCGCGGTTGACCGGCACTGGAACATGGTCGCCGCCAATGCCGCAGTGACGATCCTGACGGAACAGGTGGCCCCGAGCCTGCTAGCGCCACCTGCCAACGTTCTCCGAATAGCCCTGCACCCCGACGGTCTCGCCCCCCAGATCGTCAACTACGATGAATGGCGCGCACATATCTTGCATCGACTGGACCGGCAGGTCGAAGCCAGCGCCGACCCCGTCCTGGCCGCCTTGCGCGAAGAGCTGTCTGGATACGACCGGCAGGCCAATGACAACCACACCGGAGTAGCCAACGATATAGCCGTGCCACTAATTATCGACACGGTCGTCGGTCGCGTCTCATTCGTCTCGACGGTGACGATCTTCGGGACACCCGTGGACGTCACCTTGTCCGAACTCGCGATCGAGGCGTTTTACCCCGCCGACAGGGAATCAGCGCAATTGTTGCAGCGCCTGCAAGCCTAG
- a CDS encoding universal stress protein: MRIYLVVMDETDEAKQALRFASLRAQKTGGSVHILALVPQQTFNAFGAVQATIEQEARERAEVMANNAAGNIFAESGRMPVIAVRPGAPADVIRKYIEEHGEIAALVLGASADGGPGPLVNHFSGHAGGLSCPLYLIPGGLSREDLDRLA; this comes from the coding sequence ATGCGTATCTACCTAGTCGTGATGGACGAAACCGACGAAGCGAAACAGGCGCTTCGCTTCGCCTCGCTGCGTGCGCAGAAGACCGGCGGATCGGTGCATATCCTCGCGCTGGTGCCGCAGCAGACCTTCAATGCCTTTGGCGCGGTCCAGGCCACCATCGAGCAGGAAGCGCGCGAACGGGCCGAGGTCATGGCCAACAACGCAGCCGGCAACATCTTCGCCGAAAGCGGCCGCATGCCAGTCATCGCCGTGCGTCCCGGTGCCCCTGCAGACGTCATCCGCAAGTACATCGAAGAGCACGGCGAGATCGCGGCGCTGGTGCTGGGGGCGAGCGCCGATGGCGGGCCGGGTCCGCTGGTGAACCACTTCTCCGGCCATGCGGGCGGCCTCAGCTGCCCGCTCTATCTCATCCCCGGCGGGCTGAGCCGCGAAGACCTGGATCGCCTTGCCTAG
- a CDS encoding pyruvate dehydrogenase complex dihydrolipoamide acetyltransferase: protein MPTPIKMPALSPTMEEGTLAKWLVKPGDTVSAGDIMAEIETDKATMEFEAVDEGVIASIAVEAGTEGVKVGTVIAMLAEEGEDVSAAAAAAPAAEEAKPAPKAEAAPAPAPAPAAAPAASAAPKASGDRILASPLAKRIAEQKGVDLAGVKGTGPNGRIVKADVEGASTGATPPKAETAAPAAAAPVKPATLGGDLDAPYEAQKLNNVRKVIARRLTEAKQTIPHIYLTVDVRLDALLKLRGELNKSLEADGVKLSVNDLLIKALARALQRVPKCNVSFQGDELFQYSREDISVAVAAPSGLITPIIRDAGRKGLAQISTEMKELAGKAKDGKLQPHEFQGGTASLSNLGMFGTKQFDAVINPPQAMILAVGAGEQRPWVIDGALGVATVMSATGSFDHRAIDGADGAALMQAFQQLVENPMGLVV, encoded by the coding sequence ATGCCCACGCCGATCAAGATGCCCGCCCTTTCGCCCACCATGGAGGAGGGAACCCTCGCAAAATGGCTGGTAAAACCCGGCGATACCGTGAGCGCCGGCGACATCATGGCCGAAATCGAAACCGACAAGGCGACGATGGAATTCGAGGCGGTGGACGAAGGCGTGATCGCCTCCATCGCGGTCGAGGCCGGGACCGAAGGCGTGAAGGTCGGCACGGTCATCGCCATGCTTGCCGAAGAGGGCGAGGATGTCAGCGCGGCTGCGGCGGCCGCACCTGCTGCTGAGGAAGCCAAGCCCGCACCCAAGGCCGAGGCTGCACCGGCTCCGGCTCCCGCTCCCGCGGCTGCACCGGCAGCTTCCGCGGCACCCAAGGCTTCGGGCGACCGCATCCTTGCCTCGCCTCTCGCCAAGCGCATTGCCGAGCAGAAGGGCGTGGACCTTGCAGGCGTCAAGGGAACCGGCCCGAACGGTCGAATCGTCAAGGCCGATGTCGAGGGGGCCAGCACCGGCGCAACACCGCCGAAGGCGGAGACTGCCGCTCCTGCGGCTGCCGCGCCGGTCAAGCCCGCCACGCTCGGCGGCGATCTCGATGCGCCTTACGAAGCGCAGAAGCTCAACAATGTCCGCAAGGTCATCGCGCGTCGCCTGACCGAAGCGAAGCAGACCATCCCGCACATCTACCTCACCGTGGACGTGCGCTTGGATGCGCTGCTCAAGCTGCGCGGCGAGCTCAACAAGAGCCTCGAGGCCGATGGCGTGAAGCTCTCGGTCAACGACCTCCTCATCAAGGCGCTCGCCCGCGCTCTCCAGCGTGTGCCCAAGTGCAACGTCAGCTTCCAGGGCGACGAACTGTTCCAATACAGCCGCGAGGATATCTCGGTCGCGGTCGCCGCGCCTTCGGGCCTGATCACGCCGATCATCCGGGATGCGGGCCGCAAGGGCCTCGCGCAGATCAGCACCGAGATGAAGGAGCTGGCGGGCAAAGCCAAGGACGGCAAGTTGCAGCCACATGAATTCCAGGGCGGTACCGCCTCGCTCTCCAACCTCGGCATGTTCGGTACCAAGCAGTTCGACGCGGTGATCAACCCGCCGCAGGCGATGATCCTCGCGGTCGGCGCGGGCGAGCAGCGTCCGTGGGTGATCGATGGCGCACTGGGCGTCGCCACCGTGATGAGCGCCACCGGCAGCTTCGACCACCGCGCCATCGACGGCGCGGACGGCGCGGCGCTGATGCAGGCATTCCAGCAGCTGGTGGAGAACCCGATGGGGCTGGTGGTTTGA
- a CDS encoding acyl-CoA thioesterase, translating to MPTDLNPYGGVFGGWLMSQMALGAGSLASREGKGKAVVVSATDFAFPGAMQVGDELSVYCTVAATGNTSLTITAEAIARERNGEAETKVAQGTFKFVLLDDNDRPRAVAANGS from the coding sequence ATGCCGACCGACCTCAACCCCTATGGCGGGGTGTTCGGCGGATGGCTGATGAGCCAGATGGCGCTCGGCGCAGGTTCGCTCGCGAGCCGCGAGGGGAAGGGCAAGGCGGTAGTCGTCTCGGCAACCGATTTCGCCTTCCCCGGCGCGATGCAGGTGGGCGACGAGCTCTCGGTCTATTGCACAGTCGCTGCGACTGGAAACACCTCGCTCACCATCACCGCTGAAGCCATCGCCCGCGAGCGCAATGGCGAGGCCGAGACGAAGGTAGCGCAAGGCACGTTCAAGTTCGTGCTGCTCGACGATAACGACCGGCCCCGGGCCGTCGCGGCGAACGGGTCGTGA
- the lpdA gene encoding dihydrolipoyl dehydrogenase, with protein MSASYDVIVLGSGPGGYVAAIRCAQLGLKTAIVERELLGGICLNWGCIPTKALLRSAEILHYAQHANDYGLKIAGTIEADLEAVVKRSRGVAKQLNAGVTHLMKKNKITVHMGEGQLTGPTSLTVKGEKGEEKLTAKHLIVATGARARDLPFAPADGKRVWTYRHAMTPPKMPKKLLVIGSGAIGIEFASFYNDMGCDVTVVEMLDRIVPVEDVDVSDFLEASLTKQGIEIMTGAGVEALVVSDKGVKAKIKDGKGTITETEFSHVIVAIGIVPNTENVGLEKLVEMDRGFIQIDPYGRTRSKGLWAIGDCTPGPWLAHKASHEGVTTAEAIAKELGNKDVHPHPLDRGNIPGCTYCHPQIASVGLTEAKAKEAGYTLKVGKFPFVGNGKAIALGEAAGFVKTVFDAKTGELLGAHMVGAEVTEMIQGFVVGKTLETTEAELMNTVFPHPTISESMHESVLAAYGRALHI; from the coding sequence ATGTCTGCTTCCTACGACGTTATCGTTCTCGGCTCCGGACCCGGCGGCTATGTCGCGGCGATCCGCTGCGCGCAGCTGGGTCTCAAGACTGCCATCGTCGAGCGCGAATTGCTCGGCGGCATCTGCCTCAACTGGGGCTGTATTCCGACCAAGGCGCTGCTGCGCTCGGCAGAGATACTCCACTATGCCCAGCATGCGAACGACTATGGCCTGAAGATCGCGGGCACAATCGAGGCGGACCTCGAGGCAGTGGTGAAGCGCAGCCGCGGCGTTGCGAAGCAACTCAACGCCGGCGTCACCCACCTGATGAAGAAGAACAAGATCACGGTTCATATGGGCGAGGGGCAGCTGACCGGTCCGACCAGCCTCACCGTGAAAGGCGAAAAGGGCGAAGAGAAGCTCACCGCCAAGCACCTCATCGTCGCCACCGGCGCCCGCGCGCGCGACCTGCCGTTTGCTCCCGCCGACGGCAAGCGGGTGTGGACCTATCGCCACGCGATGACCCCGCCGAAAATGCCCAAGAAGCTTCTGGTGATCGGGTCGGGCGCGATCGGGATCGAGTTCGCCAGCTTCTACAACGACATGGGCTGCGATGTGACCGTGGTCGAAATGCTCGACCGCATCGTTCCGGTGGAAGATGTCGACGTGTCCGACTTCCTCGAAGCCTCGCTGACCAAGCAGGGTATCGAGATCATGACCGGCGCCGGGGTCGAGGCGCTGGTCGTCTCCGACAAGGGCGTGAAGGCCAAGATCAAGGACGGCAAGGGTACCATTACCGAGACCGAGTTCAGCCACGTCATCGTCGCCATCGGCATCGTCCCGAACACGGAGAACGTGGGTCTCGAAAAGCTGGTCGAGATGGATCGCGGCTTCATCCAGATCGATCCTTACGGCCGCACCAGGTCGAAGGGCCTGTGGGCAATCGGCGATTGCACCCCCGGACCCTGGCTTGCGCACAAGGCGAGCCACGAAGGCGTCACCACCGCCGAGGCGATTGCCAAGGAACTCGGCAACAAGGACGTCCACCCGCACCCGCTCGACCGCGGCAATATCCCGGGCTGCACATACTGCCACCCGCAGATCGCCAGCGTCGGCCTGACCGAGGCGAAGGCCAAGGAAGCTGGCTACACGCTCAAGGTCGGCAAGTTCCCCTTCGTCGGCAACGGCAAGGCGATCGCGCTGGGCGAGGCGGCTGGCTTCGTGAAGACCGTGTTCGATGCAAAGACCGGCGAACTGCTCGGCGCGCACATGGTCGGCGCGGAAGTGACCGAGATGATCCAAGGCTTCGTCGTCGGCAAGACGCTGGAGACGACCGAGGCGGAGCTGATGAACACCGTCTTCCCGCATCCGACCATCAGCGAAAGCATGCACGAGAGCGTGCTTGCGGCCTACGGGCGGGCGCTGCATATCTGA
- a CDS encoding monovalent cation:proton antiporter-2 (CPA2) family protein, producing the protein MTGFLILAFLILVAGLVAVPIASRLGLGSVLGYLLAGMAIAPLLAALRVDVEALQVFAEFGVVMMLFIVGLELEPKQLWAMRGKLIGTGGGQVVLTTLALAAVALVSGNQWQTALAIGMILALSSTAIIVQSLNEKGLMKSEGGEASFSVLLFQDVAVIPILAILPLLALPQFGVVAAAGEAGAHGGGFDLTADMSAWMAALVRVGAVAAVAFIGNYLTRPIFRFIAKANLRELFTAAGLVFVIGIALLMTLVGLSPALGTFIAGVVLANSEYRHELESDVDPFKGLLLGLFFITVGAGIDFALAFERFGEVAFWAAVVILVKIAVLLFVGRLSGLRRESLWLFALALPQAGEFAFVLISFAVGNAILPQDMADLLLLIVALTMLVTPLLFILFDKVIAHAYCGASDVRDTDTIEVENPIIIAGRGRVGGIVDRMLDAAGHHATVIDYNSQHLENLKKFGIKTYYGDATRPDLLASAGIDRARILVVALDEREQIDKLVRYACDNFPDLHVIARAKDRDHVYHLWAMGCRDIVRETYDSALRMGRSVYEALGHDRQAAIAMVDAWEAMDRTSMREIADVYRLDIPAHENEALLAKIRELKAEWDPKLRDAMDEIASRGR; encoded by the coding sequence TTGACCGGTTTCCTGATCCTCGCCTTCCTCATCCTCGTGGCGGGCCTGGTGGCTGTTCCGATCGCCTCGCGCCTCGGATTGGGGTCGGTGCTCGGCTACCTTCTTGCGGGAATGGCGATTGCCCCGCTGCTCGCCGCGCTCAGGGTCGACGTAGAGGCTCTTCAGGTCTTCGCCGAATTCGGCGTCGTGATGATGCTGTTCATCGTCGGACTCGAGCTTGAACCCAAACAGCTTTGGGCGATGCGTGGCAAACTTATCGGCACGGGGGGAGGGCAGGTCGTTCTCACCACTCTCGCGCTCGCAGCCGTTGCGCTCGTCAGCGGCAACCAGTGGCAGACTGCGCTAGCCATCGGCATGATCCTCGCATTGTCGTCCACCGCGATCATCGTCCAGTCGCTCAACGAGAAGGGCTTGATGAAAAGCGAAGGCGGGGAAGCATCCTTCTCGGTCCTTCTCTTCCAGGACGTCGCGGTCATTCCCATTCTCGCAATACTGCCACTGCTCGCACTTCCACAGTTCGGTGTAGTCGCCGCCGCGGGTGAAGCAGGAGCCCACGGCGGAGGCTTCGACCTTACGGCGGACATGTCTGCATGGATGGCTGCGCTCGTTCGAGTGGGCGCAGTGGCTGCAGTCGCATTCATCGGGAATTACCTGACCCGGCCGATCTTCCGCTTCATCGCCAAGGCCAATCTACGCGAGCTCTTCACTGCCGCCGGCCTCGTTTTCGTCATCGGTATAGCACTGCTCATGACGCTGGTCGGCCTCTCACCGGCCCTTGGCACATTCATCGCGGGCGTCGTGCTGGCCAACAGCGAATACCGGCACGAGCTCGAAAGCGACGTGGACCCGTTCAAGGGGCTGTTGCTCGGCCTGTTCTTCATCACTGTCGGGGCCGGTATCGACTTTGCTCTTGCATTCGAACGGTTCGGGGAAGTCGCCTTCTGGGCGGCAGTCGTCATTCTGGTGAAGATTGCCGTGCTCCTTTTCGTTGGCAGACTCTCGGGCTTGCGGAGGGAATCGCTGTGGCTGTTCGCTCTGGCGCTGCCCCAGGCTGGCGAGTTCGCCTTCGTCCTGATTTCCTTCGCTGTCGGCAATGCGATCCTGCCGCAGGACATGGCCGATCTGCTGTTGCTGATCGTGGCCCTGACCATGCTCGTCACGCCATTGCTGTTCATCCTTTTCGACAAGGTCATCGCCCACGCCTATTGCGGCGCGTCGGACGTGCGGGATACCGACACGATCGAGGTCGAAAACCCTATCATCATTGCCGGGCGCGGTCGCGTCGGTGGCATAGTCGACCGCATGCTCGATGCGGCAGGGCACCATGCGACCGTCATCGACTACAACAGCCAGCATCTCGAAAATCTGAAGAAGTTCGGCATCAAAACCTATTACGGCGATGCGACACGGCCCGACCTGCTTGCAAGCGCGGGGATCGACAGGGCCAGGATACTGGTCGTGGCGCTCGACGAGCGCGAGCAGATCGACAAGCTTGTCCGTTACGCATGCGACAATTTTCCGGACCTGCATGTGATCGCACGCGCCAAGGACCGGGACCACGTATACCACTTGTGGGCGATGGGTTGCCGCGACATCGTTCGCGAGACCTATGACAGCGCGTTGCGCATGGGCCGGTCGGTATACGAGGCGCTGGGTCACGACCGTCAGGCGGCGATCGCCATGGTCGATGCTTGGGAAGCGATGGACCGTACTTCGATGCGCGAGATCGCAGATGTCTATCGCCTCGATATTCCCGCGCACGAGAACGAGGCGCTCTTGGCAAAGATCAGGGAGCTAAAGGCCGAATGGGACCCCAAACTGCGCGACGCGATGGACGAAATTGCCAGCAGGGGACGCTGA
- a CDS encoding aminotransferase class IV — translation MTQGTHLYVPDARNENVLIDINGQHFPRPEAKISVFDSGFMLGDGVWEGIRLHHGRLAFLDRHLDRLWRGAKAIHMDIGITREELERRLYAVLDANGMSEDGVHIRLMVTRGIRSTPYQDPRVVVTPATIVIIPEWKEPAPETATRMLRLATVHVRRGYPDVQDPMLNSHSKLNCITACIQAAQAGADEGLMLDPHGFVATCNSTHFFIVKEGEVWTSSGDYCLDGITRGVVIEIARAAGITVRERNFSLTHVYGADEAFTTGTFAGVAPIGEIDGRVLGKDRGPMVERLQQLYLARLAEDVKGRARP, via the coding sequence ATGACGCAGGGCACCCACCTCTACGTACCCGATGCGCGCAACGAGAATGTGCTTATCGATATCAACGGCCAGCATTTCCCCCGCCCAGAGGCAAAGATCAGCGTCTTCGACAGCGGCTTCATGCTGGGTGACGGGGTCTGGGAAGGTATCCGGCTGCACCATGGGCGGCTTGCTTTCCTCGACCGGCACCTCGATCGACTATGGCGGGGTGCCAAGGCGATCCACATGGATATCGGCATCACGCGTGAGGAGTTGGAACGACGGCTTTACGCCGTGCTCGATGCGAACGGCATGTCGGAAGACGGCGTTCACATCCGGCTGATGGTCACGCGCGGCATTCGCTCCACACCCTACCAGGACCCGCGTGTTGTGGTGACACCCGCCACCATCGTCATCATTCCCGAATGGAAGGAACCCGCGCCCGAGACGGCGACACGAATGCTCAGGCTGGCGACCGTCCATGTGCGTCGCGGATATCCCGACGTGCAGGATCCCATGCTCAATTCGCATTCCAAGCTGAACTGCATAACCGCCTGTATCCAGGCGGCGCAGGCAGGCGCCGACGAGGGCCTGATGCTCGATCCACATGGGTTCGTGGCAACCTGCAACTCGACCCACTTCTTCATCGTGAAGGAGGGTGAAGTCTGGACTTCTAGTGGCGACTATTGCCTCGACGGGATAACCCGCGGGGTAGTTATCGAGATCGCGCGGGCAGCAGGCATCACGGTGCGTGAGCGCAACTTCTCGCTTACGCATGTCTATGGCGCAGACGAGGCCTTCACCACAGGCACATTTGCCGGCGTTGCTCCTATCGGGGAAATAGACGGCCGCGTCCTTGGCAAAGACCGTGGACCGATGGTCGAACGCCTCCAGCAACTGTATCTTGCCCGGCTCGCCGAAGATGTGAAAGGCAGGGCACGTCCGTGA
- a CDS encoding sulfotransferase, translated as MTLRIAMWSGPRNLSTAMMRSFSNRADTFVSDEPFYGAYLRETGDPQPMAEEVMADMDCDWHSVAATLQGRAPDGSSVWYQKHMSHHMEGPISIEDFPDHRHAFLIRDPRRVAASYANKRTAIRPEHLGTARQREYFERISDRLGAPPPVIDSADILSDPEAVLARLCEALGIAWDPGMLTWTKGPHPNDGVWQSHWYDAVNTSTGFGPPPGDLPVLSKEYAAVANSCMNDYEALARFRIVAR; from the coding sequence GTGACCCTTCGCATCGCCATGTGGTCGGGACCGCGCAACCTTTCGACAGCGATGATGCGAAGCTTCTCGAACAGGGCCGACACCTTTGTCAGCGACGAGCCATTCTACGGTGCATATCTCCGGGAAACCGGCGATCCGCAACCGATGGCCGAAGAGGTAATGGCCGACATGGATTGCGACTGGCACAGCGTCGCGGCGACCTTGCAGGGCCGTGCTCCGGACGGCAGCTCGGTCTGGTATCAGAAGCACATGTCGCACCACATGGAAGGTCCGATCTCGATCGAGGACTTCCCCGATCATAGGCATGCCTTCCTCATTCGCGATCCTCGTCGGGTTGCGGCGAGCTATGCGAACAAGAGAACCGCCATCCGTCCCGAACATCTGGGCACGGCGCGCCAACGAGAATATTTCGAACGGATATCCGATCGCCTCGGAGCGCCTCCGCCGGTTATCGACAGTGCGGATATTCTGTCCGATCCGGAAGCTGTTCTCGCCCGCTTGTGTGAAGCCTTGGGCATTGCCTGGGATCCCGGAATGCTGACTTGGACAAAGGGACCGCACCCGAACGATGGGGTCTGGCAAAGTCACTGGTATGACGCGGTAAACACGTCGACTGGCTTCGGTCCGCCACCGGGTGACCTACCGGTGCTCAGCAAAGAATATGCTGCTGTCGCAAACAGCTGCATGAACGATTACGAAGCATTGGCCAGGTTCCGGATCGTCGCCCGGTAG
- a CDS encoding lytic murein transglycosylase yields MRLSRLTAFIGIATLSLSTGPAVAQSGLSFDAYLQLLIARARAEGVSEATIQRMTAGLEPNYRVIELDRSQPGTPTRSGFPALAPYIATHVDDARISGGRRAYANYQGRIRAIEQAYGVPGEIITAIWGHETAYGAVKGGFDLSQALATLAWEGRRRDLFATEWVDLMKVADKGYSRSDLKGSWAGAFGNPQFLPSVYLRLAADGDGDGRADIMNNGSDALASIANYFRDAGWRRGEPWGVRAYVPSGFDPSAYRTKITAPVCERVHERHSVYKTVAEWRALGVQPQRPLSDNVQATIFQPDGAGTPAWLLTSNYRVILEYNCSNYYAMSVGLLADEIAR; encoded by the coding sequence ATGAGATTGAGCCGACTGACCGCCTTCATTGGAATTGCCACCCTTTCGCTATCGACAGGACCAGCAGTTGCACAAAGCGGTTTGTCTTTCGATGCGTACCTACAGCTCTTGATTGCAAGAGCCAGGGCCGAGGGCGTTTCCGAAGCAACGATCCAGCGAATGACTGCAGGGCTGGAACCAAACTATCGGGTAATCGAACTCGACCGATCGCAACCTGGAACTCCGACGCGTAGCGGATTTCCAGCGCTCGCCCCCTACATCGCGACGCATGTCGATGATGCGCGGATCAGTGGAGGTCGACGGGCCTATGCCAATTACCAAGGCAGAATCCGCGCGATCGAGCAGGCCTATGGCGTTCCGGGCGAGATAATCACCGCCATATGGGGTCATGAGACCGCCTATGGCGCGGTAAAGGGCGGGTTCGACCTGTCCCAGGCCCTCGCCACCCTCGCGTGGGAAGGGCGCCGCCGCGACCTCTTCGCGACCGAGTGGGTCGATCTGATGAAGGTCGCGGACAAGGGTTACTCTCGTAGCGACTTGAAGGGAAGTTGGGCTGGTGCGTTCGGCAATCCGCAGTTCTTGCCATCGGTCTATCTCCGCCTGGCCGCTGACGGCGACGGCGATGGCCGTGCAGATATCATGAACAACGGTTCCGATGCATTGGCCTCGATCGCAAACTACTTCCGCGATGCCGGCTGGCGGCGGGGTGAGCCGTGGGGAGTACGAGCCTATGTGCCATCAGGCTTCGATCCATCGGCTTATCGCACGAAAATCACCGCACCCGTGTGTGAGCGGGTTCACGAACGACATAGCGTATACAAGACCGTCGCAGAATGGCGTGCCCTGGGTGTGCAACCCCAACGGCCTCTTAGCGACAATGTTCAGGCTACGATCTTTCAGCCCGACGGGGCCGGCACTCCCGCATGGCTCTTAACCTCGAATTATCGGGTCATCCTCGAATATAACTGCTCGAACTATTATGCGATGAGCGTGGGGCTTCTTGCGGATGAGATTGCTCGATAG
- a CDS encoding SPOR domain-containing protein, which yields MRLLDRIAAAATVFGVAMTLGACSTHARERAGVDAAPTVVNGPSADYPMIIGEPFEIEGVKYVPADVMNYDHVGYAAIDGESTIGVTAADRILPLPSYVEVTALDSGRTILVRVERRGPMTNERLVALSPTAMAQLGIADGAPVRMRRVNPPEEMRAKLRAGQEASPRMDTPEGLLVVLRKKLPKAGSVSLADPRQTQVSGSVPAADAIQSIDPTPPAGAASVEVVAEVDAQDAASSPSADELGGETGKFTVQLGAFSVRSNAERLAKKVGGFLVEAGRLTIVRAGHYATRGQAADALAKLQAQGYSDAEIRTLD from the coding sequence ATGAGATTGCTCGATAGGATTGCAGCGGCAGCCACAGTCTTCGGCGTGGCCATGACCCTCGGAGCTTGCTCCACCCATGCTCGAGAGCGAGCCGGTGTGGATGCAGCCCCAACCGTCGTAAACGGGCCATCAGCAGACTATCCGATGATCATCGGTGAGCCATTCGAGATCGAGGGCGTAAAGTACGTCCCTGCCGACGTGATGAACTATGACCACGTCGGTTATGCCGCGATTGATGGCGAAAGCACGATCGGTGTCACGGCGGCGGACCGGATTTTGCCTTTGCCGAGCTATGTGGAAGTCACCGCGCTCGACAGCGGGCGTACCATCCTTGTTCGGGTCGAGAGGCGGGGTCCGATGACCAACGAACGCTTGGTCGCCCTGTCCCCGACTGCGATGGCACAACTGGGCATCGCTGATGGTGCCCCTGTTCGCATGCGCCGGGTCAATCCGCCCGAAGAAATGCGCGCCAAGCTAAGGGCAGGGCAGGAGGCCAGCCCGCGGATGGACACGCCAGAAGGCCTCCTCGTCGTCCTGCGCAAGAAATTGCCAAAGGCGGGCTCGGTTTCACTCGCAGATCCGCGCCAGACGCAGGTGAGCGGGAGCGTACCTGCCGCCGATGCAATCCAATCCATTGATCCGACACCACCAGCAGGGGCTGCCTCTGTCGAAGTAGTGGCAGAGGTAGATGCGCAAGATGCCGCATCATCGCCCTCGGCTGACGAACTTGGAGGGGAGACGGGCAAGTTCACCGTCCAGCTAGGAGCTTTTTCCGTACGCAGTAATGCGGAACGACTAGCTAAGAAGGTTGGTGGATTCCTTGTGGAAGCCGGACGACTGACGATAGTTAGAGCGGGCCACTACGCAACTCGTGGACAGGCCGCGGACGCGCTCGCCAAGCTGCAAGCACAAGGTTATAGCGACGCCGAGATCAGAACACTCGACTGA